One window from the genome of Faecalibacterium sp. HTF-F encodes:
- a CDS encoding DUF1538 domain-containing protein: MDAILKASLPKLREKLLEALQAVLPIAAIVLVLCFTIAPVSPSILLCFLLGAAMIVLGIMFFTLGAEMSMTPMGERVGAVITKSRKLPVILGIGFLLGFLITISEPDLQVLANQVPAIPNTTLILSVAAGVGLFLVFAFLRMLIGISLPRLLVLFYSIIFLLAVFVPREFLAVAFDSGGVTTGPMTVPFIMALGVGVSAIRGDRHAADDSFGLVAMCSIGPILAVLILGIAFRASDSTYIPPVLPEVSDSVELWQLFHVSLPTYLKEIAGSLLPIIVMFGIFQFVALHMDGRSLGRIAVGLAYTYVGLVLFLTGANVGFMPAGNYLGQVLAGQSFRWIIIPIGMLIGYFIVKAEPAVYVLNRQVEEVTDGAISAQAMGTALSAGVSISVGLAMVRVLTGISILWFLVPGYVFAIGISFVVPKLFTAIAFDAGGVASGPMTATFLLPLAQGACVAVGGNIVTDAFGVVAMVAMTPLITVQLMGLVAQLKTRKARQAQHAAAQAFAFAGLADDDIIEL; encoded by the coding sequence GTGGACGCTATCCTGAAAGCATCCCTCCCGAAACTGCGGGAAAAACTATTGGAAGCGCTGCAGGCAGTGCTGCCCATTGCAGCCATCGTGCTGGTGCTCTGCTTTACCATTGCACCGGTGTCACCCAGCATCCTGCTGTGCTTTCTGCTGGGCGCAGCCATGATCGTGCTGGGCATCATGTTCTTTACACTGGGCGCGGAGATGAGCATGACGCCCATGGGCGAGCGCGTGGGCGCGGTGATCACCAAAAGCCGGAAGCTGCCGGTGATTTTGGGCATCGGCTTCCTGCTGGGCTTCCTCATCACCATCTCGGAGCCGGACCTGCAGGTGCTGGCAAATCAGGTGCCCGCGATCCCCAACACGACCCTTATCCTGTCGGTGGCGGCAGGCGTGGGCCTGTTTCTGGTGTTTGCCTTCCTGCGAATGCTCATCGGCATCTCGCTGCCCCGGCTGCTGGTGCTGTTTTACAGCATCATCTTTCTTCTGGCGGTCTTTGTGCCCAGGGAGTTCCTTGCTGTGGCCTTTGATTCCGGCGGCGTGACCACCGGCCCCATGACGGTGCCCTTCATCATGGCACTGGGTGTGGGTGTGTCAGCTATCCGCGGCGACCGTCACGCGGCGGATGACAGCTTTGGTCTGGTGGCCATGTGCTCCATTGGCCCCATTCTGGCTGTGCTCATTCTGGGCATCGCGTTCCGCGCCTCGGACAGCACCTATATCCCGCCGGTGCTGCCGGAGGTGAGCGACTCGGTGGAGCTGTGGCAGCTGTTCCATGTCAGTCTGCCTACTTATTTAAAGGAGATTGCCGGTTCTCTGCTGCCCATCATCGTGATGTTCGGCATTTTTCAATTTGTGGCTCTGCACATGGATGGCCGCTCTCTGGGCCGCATTGCGGTGGGCCTTGCCTACACCTATGTGGGTCTGGTGCTGTTCCTCACCGGCGCAAACGTCGGCTTTATGCCTGCCGGTAATTATCTGGGTCAGGTGCTGGCCGGGCAGAGCTTCCGCTGGATCATCATTCCCATCGGAATGCTCATCGGTTACTTCATCGTCAAGGCCGAGCCGGCCGTCTATGTGCTGAACAGGCAGGTGGAAGAGGTGACCGACGGTGCCATCTCGGCGCAGGCCATGGGCACGGCCCTCTCGGCAGGCGTGTCCATTTCGGTGGGCCTTGCCATGGTGCGGGTGCTCACCGGCATTTCCATCCTGTGGTTCCTCGTGCCGGGCTATGTGTTTGCCATCGGCATCTCCTTTGTGGTGCCAAAGCTGTTCACTGCCATTGCATTTGACGCGGGCGGCGTGGCATCCGGCCCCATGACGGCCACCTTCCTGCTGCCGCTGGCACAGGGTGCCTGCGTGGCCGTGGGCGGCAATATCGTCACCGATGCCTTTGGCGTGGTGGCGATGGTAGCCATGACGCCGCTCATCACGGTGCAGCTGATGGGCCTTGTGGCACAGCTCAAGACCCGCAAGGCACGGCAGGCGCAGCATGCCGCCGCACAGGCCTTTGCCTTTGCCGGTCTGGCGGACGATGATATCATTGAACTGTAA
- a CDS encoding NAD(P)-dependent oxidoreductase, which produces MALHVLDEANRCLGCKKPLCQQGCPIHTNIPEVIRLLKANQMDEAGRMLFENNPLTTVCALVCNHENQCEGHCVRNRMPSHDPVHFSIIEDYISTTYANKMTAGPAPKNGMKAAVVGSGPAGLTIAVLLARWGYDVTIFDARDKIGGVMRYGIPNYRLPDSVLDDFQYRHLELKGIKVRPNTTIGKTITIDDLFRDGYKSVFIGAGLWKANAMHIKGETLGNVAFGIDYLANSKAFRLGDDIAVIGVGNSAMDCARTAIRNGARHVTCYARRDESCISASEYEVSYAKLEGVGFRFCKAPVEIRENGLICRDTVKGEDGKFTQVEGSETFYPHTGVIVSVSQGSESNLVKTTTGIETNQKGLLTVSEDGSTTREGVFAGGDAVMGARTVVEAVAVAKKVAESMDAYMKSLPAEEAADPYADIPVFQTPTSDVLAKQEI; this is translated from the coding sequence ATGGCACTTCACGTTCTGGACGAAGCCAACCGCTGCCTGGGCTGCAAAAAGCCGCTGTGCCAGCAGGGCTGCCCCATCCACACCAATATCCCGGAGGTCATCCGTCTGCTCAAGGCAAACCAGATGGACGAAGCCGGCAGGATGCTGTTTGAAAATAACCCGCTGACCACCGTGTGTGCGCTGGTGTGCAACCACGAGAACCAGTGCGAAGGCCACTGTGTGCGCAACCGGATGCCCAGCCACGACCCGGTGCACTTCTCCATTATTGAAGACTACATTTCCACGACCTACGCCAACAAAATGACCGCCGGCCCTGCCCCCAAAAACGGCATGAAGGCGGCAGTCGTTGGCTCTGGCCCGGCGGGCCTGACCATTGCGGTGCTGCTGGCACGCTGGGGCTACGATGTGACCATCTTTGATGCCCGCGATAAGATCGGCGGCGTCATGCGCTACGGTATTCCCAACTACCGCCTGCCGGACAGCGTGCTGGACGATTTCCAGTACCGCCATCTGGAGCTGAAGGGCATCAAAGTGCGGCCCAACACCACCATCGGCAAGACCATCACCATCGATGATCTGTTCCGCGACGGCTACAAGAGCGTGTTCATCGGTGCTGGTCTGTGGAAGGCAAACGCCATGCATATCAAGGGCGAGACGCTGGGCAATGTAGCCTTTGGCATCGACTATCTGGCAAACTCCAAGGCGTTCCGTCTGGGCGATGATATCGCGGTCATCGGCGTGGGCAACTCTGCCATGGACTGCGCCCGCACCGCCATCCGTAACGGTGCCCGCCATGTCACCTGTTACGCCCGCCGCGACGAGAGCTGCATCAGCGCCTCCGAGTACGAGGTGAGCTATGCAAAGCTGGAGGGCGTGGGCTTCCGCTTCTGCAAGGCACCGGTGGAGATCCGGGAGAACGGCCTGATCTGCCGCGATACCGTCAAGGGCGAGGACGGTAAATTTACGCAGGTGGAGGGCAGCGAGACCTTCTACCCCCACACCGGCGTCATCGTCTCGGTAAGTCAGGGCTCTGAGAGCAACCTCGTCAAGACCACCACCGGCATCGAGACCAACCAGAAGGGCTTGCTCACCGTCAGCGAGGACGGCAGCACCACCCGCGAGGGCGTGTTTGCCGGCGGCGATGCCGTGATGGGCGCCCGCACCGTGGTGGAGGCGGTGGCTGTGGCCAAGAAGGTGGCCGAATCCATGGACGCCTATATGAAGAGCCTGCCCGCAGAAGAAGCAGCTGATCCCTATGCCGATATCCCGGTGTTCCAGACCCCCACCTCGGACGTGCTGGCAAAGCAGGAGATCTGA
- a CDS encoding nucleotidyltransferase family protein: MKFAGIIAEYDPFHNGHAWQLAQAKALGAEHVAVAMSCGLTQRGSLPLLPEAVRVQAALQCGADLIFALPAPCACAGAEAFARAGVRILAATGCDALVFGAETPDAALLMEAARVLCSAAYRTELKQQLAAGARSFAAARQAAVEALCPGTALAALLNKPNNNLAVEYCKAILEQEAPMTPVPLPRVGAGHGQALAESGHAQFASASALRALWAEQGADALAPYVPEKALELYRKAEIDGTYTDYTAAGRCQLALLRAACARPEPFAAVRGVSEGLDHRLENAVRSCTGLSQLLDALTTVRYPRARMRRLAMDAALGYEVETVPALPPYLHLLGARREALPMLKNTALPVSHSLAKLEKENADCARMAAAQAAASDFGALCRRVPGPMGGVYRQKIIFLTN, encoded by the coding sequence ATGAAGTTTGCAGGCATCATTGCGGAATACGACCCCTTTCACAACGGCCATGCATGGCAGCTGGCGCAGGCAAAGGCGCTGGGCGCAGAGCATGTGGCGGTGGCCATGAGCTGCGGGCTGACCCAGCGCGGGAGCCTGCCGCTGCTGCCGGAAGCGGTGCGGGTGCAGGCCGCCCTGCAGTGCGGGGCAGATCTGATATTTGCCCTGCCTGCACCCTGTGCCTGCGCGGGGGCAGAGGCTTTTGCCCGGGCGGGGGTGCGCATTCTTGCCGCCACCGGGTGCGATGCGCTGGTGTTCGGGGCAGAGACGCCGGACGCGGCCCTGCTGATGGAAGCTGCCCGGGTGCTGTGCAGCGCAGCCTACCGCACCGAGTTGAAACAGCAGCTGGCCGCCGGTGCCCGCAGCTTTGCTGCTGCGCGGCAGGCAGCGGTGGAAGCGCTTTGCCCGGGCACGGCACTGGCAGCGCTGCTGAATAAGCCCAACAACAATCTGGCAGTGGAATACTGCAAGGCCATTCTGGAACAGGAGGCACCCATGACCCCGGTGCCGCTGCCCCGCGTGGGGGCGGGCCACGGGCAGGCTCTTGCCGAAAGCGGCCACGCACAGTTTGCCAGCGCCAGCGCGCTGCGCGCCCTCTGGGCAGAGCAGGGAGCGGATGCGCTGGCTCCTTATGTGCCGGAAAAAGCACTGGAACTGTATAGAAAGGCGGAAATTGACGGAACGTATACCGACTACACCGCTGCGGGCCGGTGTCAGCTGGCTCTGCTGCGGGCGGCCTGTGCCCGGCCGGAACCTTTTGCCGCAGTGCGGGGCGTTTCCGAGGGGTTGGACCACCGGCTGGAGAACGCCGTGCGCAGCTGCACCGGCCTGTCCCAGCTGCTGGACGCGCTGACCACGGTGCGTTACCCCCGGGCCCGGATGCGCCGCCTTGCCATGGACGCCGCACTGGGCTATGAGGTGGAGACAGTGCCTGCTCTGCCGCCGTATCTGCATCTGCTGGGAGCCCGGCGGGAAGCTCTTCCGATGCTCAAAAATACGGCCCTGCCGGTGAGCCATTCGCTGGCAAAGCTGGAAAAAGAAAATGCAGACTGCGCCCGCATGGCGGCGGCACAGGCAGCAGCCAGCGATTTTGGCGCACTGTGCCGCCGGGTGCCCGGGCCGATGGGGGGAGTATATCGTCAAAAAATTATCTTTTTGACGAATTGA
- a CDS encoding acetate/propionate family kinase, whose product MKVLVINCGSSSLKYQLIDMDGEKVLCKGLCERIGMESSMITHEANGHKATTPAIFPTHTEAFAEVVKKMTTGEGKCINDVSEINAIGHRVVHGGEKFKESCLITDEVIETIRELSPLAPLHNPAGILGIEAARKVFGNIPMVAVFDTAFHSTMPPKAYMYAIPYEYYEKYGVRRYGFHGTSHKYVAHKAAEYLEEPIERLKLITCHLGNGSSIAAVDQGKVVDTSMGMTPLAGLMMGTRCGDLDPSVVNYLKYTLNITGHELDEILNKKSGLLGISGVSSDKRDVEEAAAAGNKRAQLASDMLNYQIKKTVGAYIAAMGGVDAIVFTGGIGEHDAIARAKVCHHMDWLGIRIDTEKNKHPVGDVCEITAWGAKVRTLVIATDEELMIARDTKEVVEK is encoded by the coding sequence ATGAAAGTTCTGGTTATTAACTGCGGCTCTTCTTCTCTGAAGTATCAGCTGATCGATATGGACGGCGAGAAGGTGCTGTGCAAGGGCCTGTGCGAGCGCATTGGCATGGAAAGCAGCATGATCACCCACGAGGCCAACGGCCACAAGGCCACCACGCCCGCCATCTTCCCCACCCACACCGAGGCTTTTGCCGAGGTCGTGAAGAAGATGACCACCGGCGAGGGCAAGTGCATCAATGATGTGAGCGAGATCAACGCCATCGGCCACCGCGTCGTGCACGGCGGCGAGAAGTTCAAGGAAAGCTGCCTGATCACTGACGAGGTCATCGAGACCATCCGCGAGCTGAGCCCTCTGGCTCCCCTGCACAATCCCGCCGGCATTCTGGGCATCGAGGCCGCACGCAAGGTGTTCGGCAACATCCCCATGGTGGCTGTGTTCGATACCGCTTTCCACAGCACCATGCCTCCGAAGGCTTATATGTACGCCATTCCGTATGAGTACTACGAGAAGTACGGCGTGCGTCGCTACGGCTTCCACGGCACCAGCCACAAGTACGTTGCCCACAAGGCTGCCGAGTATTTGGAAGAGCCCATTGAGCGCCTGAAGCTGATCACCTGCCATCTGGGCAACGGTTCCTCCATTGCCGCTGTGGACCAGGGCAAGGTCGTGGACACCTCCATGGGCATGACCCCGCTGGCCGGCCTGATGATGGGCACCCGCTGCGGCGATCTGGACCCCTCTGTGGTCAACTACCTGAAGTACACTCTGAACATCACCGGCCACGAGCTGGACGAGATCCTGAACAAGAAGTCCGGCCTGCTGGGCATCTCCGGTGTTTCCAGCGACAAGCGTGACGTGGAAGAGGCAGCTGCTGCCGGCAACAAGCGCGCACAGCTGGCTTCCGACATGCTGAACTACCAGATCAAGAAGACCGTTGGCGCTTACATCGCTGCAATGGGCGGCGTGGATGCCATCGTCTTCACCGGCGGCATCGGCGAGCACGACGCAATTGCCCGTGCAAAGGTCTGCCACCACATGGATTGGCTGGGCATCCGCATCGATACCGAGAAGAACAAGCACCCCGTGGGCGATGTGTGCGAGATCACTGCCTGGGGCGCAAAGGTGCGCACTCTGGTCATCGCTACCGACGAGGAGCTGATGATCGCCCGCGACACCAAGGAAGTCGTCGAGAAGTAA
- a CDS encoding zinc-ribbon domain containing protein: MFEDKTLVCKDCGKEFVWTAGEQEFYASRGFENQPQRCKPCRDARKNGGARSNSGERQMFDAVCAACGKACKVPFQPREDRPVYCSDCFARMKQN, translated from the coding sequence ATGTTTGAAGACAAGACTCTGGTCTGCAAGGACTGCGGTAAGGAATTTGTTTGGACTGCTGGTGAGCAGGAGTTCTACGCATCTCGCGGCTTCGAGAATCAGCCCCAGCGCTGCAAGCCCTGCCGTGACGCCCGCAAGAACGGCGGCGCACGCAGCAACAGCGGTGAGCGTCAGATGTTCGATGCTGTCTGCGCAGCTTGCGGCAAGGCTTGCAAGGTTCCCTTCCAGCCCCGTGAGGACCGTCCGGTCTACTGCTCTGACTGCTTCGCTCGCATGAAGCAGAACTAA
- a CDS encoding phospholipase D-like domain-containing protein has protein sequence MQKKQFQQNMKDKVRVFEDGGIRLLKRGQKGVVHAIFSRFGLVLVLLLLQAFALFSLLQWFGELLPHYFGGTLLVTAAMMVYLLNQDMDNSVRITWLVVTALMPVLGVPLFWYTKSDVGHNALKRRLLDLEGRTRAQLPQDEQTVELLQEQAPEAVPLARYLRGKGGGFPVYADTVATYFNGGEAMFDEMLRQLETAKKYIFLEYFIVDEGLMWGRILEVLARKAAQGVDVRVMYDGTCEFSTLPRDYPSRLEALGIQCKVFSPVTPFVSTHYNYRDHRKILVIDGRVGFTGGVNLADEYINHIEKYGRWKDSALMLEGEGVRSMTALFLQMWCILRQPEFEQFLSDPIPAAANAKGFVVPYGDCPLDGERVGEMVYMDMLNRARKYVHIITPYLILDGELETALRFAAERGVDVHLILPGKPDKWFAYALAKTHYKALLSSGVKISEWTPGFTHAKVVIADGAEAVAGTINLDYRSLYHHFENAVWMCGTDCIANMEADFQDTLTRCRRVERTKESIWQGKKLLHLAGILLKFIAPLV, from the coding sequence ATGCAGAAAAAACAATTTCAGCAAAATATGAAGGACAAGGTCCGGGTGTTTGAGGATGGCGGCATCCGCCTGCTCAAACGGGGACAGAAGGGCGTGGTACACGCTATTTTCAGCCGTTTTGGTCTGGTGCTGGTTCTGCTGCTTTTACAGGCGTTCGCGCTGTTCAGCCTGCTGCAGTGGTTCGGTGAGCTGCTGCCGCATTATTTTGGCGGCACCCTGCTGGTAACAGCGGCAATGATGGTCTATCTGCTCAATCAGGACATGGACAACAGCGTGCGCATTACATGGCTGGTGGTCACGGCGCTGATGCCGGTGCTGGGCGTGCCGCTGTTCTGGTACACCAAAAGCGATGTGGGCCACAATGCCCTGAAGCGCCGCCTGCTGGATCTGGAGGGCCGGACCCGCGCCCAGCTGCCGCAGGATGAGCAGACCGTGGAGCTTTTGCAGGAGCAGGCACCCGAAGCGGTGCCGCTGGCACGGTATCTGCGGGGCAAGGGCGGCGGCTTTCCGGTCTATGCCGACACGGTGGCCACCTACTTCAACGGCGGCGAAGCCATGTTCGATGAAATGCTGCGCCAGCTGGAAACGGCAAAAAAGTACATCTTTCTGGAATATTTCATCGTGGATGAAGGCCTGATGTGGGGCCGCATTCTGGAAGTGCTGGCCCGCAAGGCAGCGCAGGGGGTGGATGTGCGTGTGATGTATGACGGCACCTGCGAGTTCTCCACCCTGCCGCGGGATTACCCCAGCCGGCTGGAAGCGCTGGGCATCCAGTGCAAGGTGTTCTCGCCGGTCACGCCCTTCGTCTCCACCCACTACAACTACCGCGACCACCGCAAAATTCTGGTCATCGATGGCCGGGTGGGCTTTACCGGCGGCGTGAATCTGGCAGATGAGTACATCAACCACATCGAAAAGTATGGCCGCTGGAAGGACTCGGCCCTGATGCTGGAAGGCGAAGGCGTGCGCTCCATGACGGCGCTGTTCCTGCAGATGTGGTGCATCCTGCGCCAGCCGGAGTTTGAGCAGTTCCTGTCCGATCCCATCCCGGCGGCAGCAAACGCCAAGGGCTTTGTGGTGCCCTACGGGGACTGCCCGCTGGACGGTGAGCGGGTGGGCGAAATGGTGTACATGGATATGCTCAACCGTGCCCGGAAGTATGTGCACATCATCACGCCGTATCTGATCCTGGACGGCGAGCTGGAAACGGCCCTGCGCTTTGCGGCAGAGCGCGGTGTGGATGTGCACCTGATCCTGCCCGGCAAGCCGGATAAGTGGTTCGCTTATGCACTGGCCAAGACCCACTACAAGGCGCTGCTCTCCTCGGGCGTGAAGATCAGCGAGTGGACGCCCGGCTTTACCCATGCCAAGGTAGTCATTGCGGACGGTGCGGAAGCCGTGGCAGGCACCATCAATCTGGACTACCGCAGCCTGTACCATCACTTTGAAAACGCGGTCTGGATGTGCGGCACCGACTGCATTGCCAACATGGAAGCGGATTTTCAGGATACGCTCACCCGGTGCCGCAGGGTGGAGCGGACAAAAGAAAGCATCTGGCAGGGCAAAAAGCTGCTGCATCTGGCGGGCATCCTGCTCAAGTTCATTGCGCCGCTGGTGTGA
- the udk gene encoding uridine kinase has product MNNLIIGIAGGSGSGKTTLALRLKERFGEDEVRLISHDSYYKRHDELPFEERCKLNYDHPDAFDNALLIYHLQELKAGRAIDCPVYDYSNHNRSDKVQHIEPAPVLIVEGILPFVEPELCALFDYKIYVDTDADERILRRLVRDVKERGRSLDSVIEQYLTTVKPMHEAFVEPSKRNADIIVPNGGENTAAVEMLAHHIRNLIEKANRL; this is encoded by the coding sequence ATGAATAATCTGATTATTGGCATTGCAGGCGGCTCCGGCAGCGGCAAGACCACCCTTGCTCTGCGGCTGAAGGAGCGTTTTGGCGAGGATGAAGTGCGCCTGATCTCCCATGACAGCTACTATAAGCGCCACGACGAGCTGCCTTTTGAAGAGCGCTGCAAGCTGAACTACGACCATCCGGACGCTTTTGACAACGCTTTGCTGATCTACCATCTGCAGGAGCTGAAGGCAGGCCGCGCCATCGACTGCCCGGTGTACGACTACTCCAACCACAACCGCAGCGACAAGGTGCAGCACATCGAGCCCGCACCGGTGCTGATCGTGGAAGGCATCCTGCCCTTTGTGGAGCCGGAGCTGTGCGCCCTGTTCGACTACAAGATCTATGTGGACACCGACGCCGACGAGCGCATCCTGCGCCGTCTGGTGCGGGATGTGAAGGAGCGGGGCCGCAGTCTGGACAGCGTCATTGAGCAGTACCTGACCACCGTCAAGCCCATGCACGAGGCCTTTGTGGAGCCCAGCAAGCGCAACGCAGACATCATTGTGCCCAACGGCGGCGAGAACACCGCTGCGGTGGAGATGCTGGCCCATCACATCCGCAACCTGATCGAGAAGGCAAACCGGCTGTGA
- the atpC gene encoding ATP synthase F1 subunit epsilon: MTTFHLTVVTPDGCAFDGQAERIVCRAIDGDIAILARHGDYCTALGMGEAHIVDADGQRRRAACMGGLLSVLDGEVRLVATTWEWAEEIDQARAEASKKRAEEILAQKNLAQRDYELAQARLKRALVRTSIH, encoded by the coding sequence ATGACGACCTTTCATCTGACGGTGGTCACGCCGGACGGCTGCGCCTTTGACGGGCAGGCCGAGCGCATCGTCTGCCGCGCCATCGACGGCGATATCGCCATCCTTGCCCGACACGGGGATTACTGCACCGCGCTGGGCATGGGCGAAGCGCATATCGTGGACGCGGACGGCCAGCGCCGCCGCGCCGCCTGTATGGGCGGCCTGCTGAGCGTGCTGGACGGCGAAGTGCGTCTGGTCGCAACCACATGGGAGTGGGCCGAGGAGATCGATCAGGCCCGCGCTGAGGCTTCCAAGAAGCGCGCGGAAGAGATCCTTGCGCAGAAGAACCTCGCTCAGCGGGACTACGAACTGGCTCAGGCACGCCTCAAGCGCGCTCTGGTGCGCACCTCTATCCACTGA
- the atpD gene encoding F0F1 ATP synthase subunit beta — MSEKHIGKVLQVIGPVLDIQFEDGQLPELLNAIEIDNHGEKLVVEVAQHTGDNVVRCIAMNSTDGLVRGTEAVDTGEPIKVPVGDQCLGRVFNLLGEPVDNKPAPAPEAYWPIHRPAPSYEEQQSTTEILETGIKVVDLICPYAKGGKIGLFGGAGVGKTVLIQELIYNIATEHNGYSVFTGVGERTREGNDLYGEMTESGVINKTALVYGQMNEPPGARMRVALSGLTMAEYFRDVKNQDVLLFIDNIFRFTQAGSEVSALLGRMPSAVGYQPTLATEMGALQERITSTRKGSITSVQAVYVPADDLTDPAPATTFTHLDATTVLSRDIASQGIYPAVDPLDSTSRILSPEVVGQEHYEIARAVQKVLQRYKELQDIIAIMGMDELSEEDKRTVSRARKVQRFLSQSFHVAEQFTGMPGQYVPLKETLRGFKMILNGECDELPESAFLFAGTIDDVFAKAKKG; from the coding sequence ATGTCCGAAAAACATATCGGCAAGGTGCTCCAGGTCATCGGCCCGGTGCTGGACATCCAGTTTGAGGATGGCCAGCTGCCGGAGCTGCTCAACGCCATCGAGATCGACAACCACGGCGAAAAGCTGGTGGTCGAGGTGGCACAGCACACCGGCGATAACGTGGTGCGCTGCATTGCAATGAACAGCACCGATGGTCTGGTGCGCGGCACCGAAGCCGTGGATACCGGCGAACCCATCAAAGTGCCCGTGGGCGACCAGTGTCTGGGCCGCGTGTTCAACCTGCTGGGTGAGCCCGTGGACAACAAGCCCGCCCCGGCCCCGGAGGCCTACTGGCCCATCCACCGCCCTGCTCCCAGCTACGAGGAGCAGCAGTCCACCACCGAGATCCTGGAGACCGGCATCAAGGTCGTTGACCTGATCTGCCCCTACGCAAAGGGCGGCAAGATCGGTCTGTTCGGCGGTGCAGGCGTCGGCAAGACGGTCCTGATCCAGGAGCTGATCTATAACATCGCCACCGAGCACAACGGCTACTCGGTGTTCACCGGCGTTGGCGAGCGCACCCGTGAGGGCAACGACCTGTATGGTGAAATGACCGAGAGCGGCGTTATCAACAAGACTGCGCTGGTCTACGGCCAGATGAACGAACCTCCCGGAGCACGTATGCGCGTGGCACTGTCCGGCCTGACCATGGCGGAGTATTTCCGCGATGTGAAGAATCAGGACGTGCTGCTCTTCATCGATAACATCTTCCGCTTCACGCAGGCAGGCTCTGAGGTGTCCGCACTGCTGGGCCGTATGCCCTCTGCCGTCGGCTACCAGCCCACGCTGGCCACCGAGATGGGTGCTCTGCAGGAGCGCATCACCTCCACCCGCAAGGGCTCCATCACCTCGGTGCAGGCCGTCTACGTGCCTGCCGACGACCTGACCGACCCGGCCCCTGCCACCACCTTTACCCATCTGGATGCCACCACGGTTCTGAGCCGTGACATTGCTTCGCAGGGCATCTACCCCGCTGTGGACCCGCTGGATTCCACCAGCCGCATCCTCAGCCCGGAGGTCGTGGGTCAGGAGCACTACGAGATCGCCCGCGCCGTCCAGAAGGTGCTGCAGCGCTACAAGGAACTGCAGGACATCATTGCCATCATGGGCATGGACGAGCTGAGCGAGGAAGACAAGCGCACGGTCAGCCGCGCCCGCAAGGTGCAGCGTTTCCTGAGCCAGAGCTTCCACGTGGCAGAGCAGTTCACCGGTATGCCCGGCCAGTATGTGCCGCTCAAGGAGACCCTGCGCGGCTTCAAGATGATCCTGAACGGCGAGTGCGACGAGCTGCCCGAGAGTGCATTCCTGTTCGCGGGCACCATCGATGACGTGTTCGCAAAAGCGAAGAAAGGGTAA
- the atpG gene encoding ATP synthase F1 subunit gamma has protein sequence MAGSMKDIKLRIKSVESTMQITKAMELVASSKMRRAKERVEHSRPYFETLHETLTKIAAADPRARNPYLRRDEVKRTLLIVIAGDRGLAGGYNSNVLKQAAAEEGEVLVLPIGKRSAEYFVHHEVPLFTQEVLLAADVSVGECFQLSRQITEGYRKGEYDAVKICYTRFDSMMTQTAATMEVLPLSIEPTEQQKAEARRSQILYKPSSEEVFSAIIPEYVAGIVYGAVCESVASELAARRTAMDAATKNAGEMIDHLNLYYNRARQAAITQEITEIVAGAEI, from the coding sequence ATGGCTGGTTCCATGAAGGACATCAAGCTGCGCATCAAAAGCGTAGAGAGCACCATGCAGATCACCAAGGCAATGGAACTGGTGGCTTCCTCCAAAATGCGCCGCGCCAAGGAACGGGTGGAGCACAGCCGCCCCTACTTTGAAACGCTGCATGAGACCCTGACCAAGATCGCTGCGGCAGACCCCCGTGCCCGCAACCCCTACCTGCGCCGTGACGAAGTGAAGCGCACGCTGCTCATCGTCATTGCAGGCGACCGCGGCCTTGCCGGTGGATACAATTCCAACGTGCTCAAGCAGGCCGCAGCCGAAGAGGGCGAGGTGCTGGTGCTGCCCATCGGCAAGCGCTCGGCAGAGTATTTCGTCCATCACGAAGTGCCCCTGTTCACCCAGGAGGTGCTGCTGGCGGCAGATGTCTCGGTGGGCGAGTGCTTCCAGCTGTCCCGCCAGATCACCGAGGGCTACCGCAAGGGCGAGTACGATGCGGTGAAGATCTGCTACACCCGGTTCGATTCCATGATGACCCAGACCGCAGCCACCATGGAGGTGCTGCCGCTGTCCATCGAACCCACCGAGCAGCAGAAGGCAGAAGCCCGCCGCAGCCAGATCCTGTACAAGCCCAGCAGCGAGGAAGTATTCAGCGCGATCATCCCGGAGTATGTGGCCGGCATCGTCTACGGCGCCGTGTGCGAGAGCGTGGCAAGTGAGCTTGCCGCCCGCCGCACCGCCATGGATGCCGCCACCAAGAACGCCGGTGAGATGATCGATCATCTGAACCTGTATTATAACCGTGCCCGTCAGGCCGCCATCACGCAGGAGATCACTGAGATCGTGGCCGGCGCGGAGATTTAA